AGTGCCTCGAGGAAGAACGGTTCCAGAAAGCCTTTCTTGATCGTGCCGGTGTGCCCGCGGACCTCATTGCCGGCCTGGCGCATTATTTCCGGTTCCTGAAGGAGTTGGCCCGCCCCGTCAGGGTATCCCGCCGACTGGAGCCGGGAGAGATCATCGAGCTTGGCTCCCGCTGCTTCAGGCTGGAGCACGTGCCCGGTCACACCCCCTGGTGTGTGATGATGGTCGATGACAGGGAGAAGATAGCCTTCACAGGGGATTTCCTGCTGAAGGACATATCGTCGAACCCTCTGGCCCAGAGACCATCGAAGCTCCCCGCCGGATACCGGAGCCTCGAGGCCTATGCGTCATCTCTCAGGCGCGTCGCCGGGATGGGTCTCGCGCTCGCCCTGCCGGGCCACGGCGAAATGATGACGGACCCCTCGGAGAGGATATCGGCCTTGCTCGGCCTCATGGCCGTAAGGACGAAGCAGGTCACGGACATCCTTGGGTCACGGACCGATATGACGATGTACGAGATCGTCGGAGAGGTATTCCCGGGGCTTTCACGGGATGAGATATTCCTGGCCGTCTC
The DNA window shown above is from Syntrophorhabdus sp. and carries:
- a CDS encoding MBL fold metallo-hydrolase, which encodes MKETGLENTEHVLTDPAERGGIHLLEAPTPVPGLRVNIYFVERPVPTLIDAPMKDALSLAELSGQLQHLGYSLSDIEVIIVTHPHIDHFGSAGDIVEISGAEVWATDDTARWLENYDTECLEEERFQKAFLDRAGVPADLIAGLAHYFRFLKELARPVRVSRRLEPGEIIELGSRCFRLEHVPGHTPWCVMMVDDREKIAFTGDFLLKDISSNPLAQRPSKLPAGYRSLEAYASSLRRVAGMGLALALPGHGEMMTDPSERISALLGLMAVRTKQVTDILGSRTDMTMYEIVGEVFPGLSRDEIFLAVSEVFAHLDLLEGRDIVLSKGEGIPSRFALRR